The following are encoded in a window of Cydia strobilella chromosome 1, ilCydStro3.1, whole genome shotgun sequence genomic DNA:
- the LOC134745436 gene encoding uncharacterized protein LOC134745436 isoform X2 encodes MKKRSSVAWRFFDRLEENKRVVGVLCKLCDQQYKYFGNTTNMRTHLTGKHPLQWELVQNGTLDESTLRFTEDTEDSTISVQPRRKYKDKNVDSLENESDIDHQEVNEAGIHLVRQMRDSRATDEEWLEEETYQTVEPTIKRKKLPFKRIKREIESPPPRLSYKPKPQLQYEPEQIVYQVPRKDEYTVFGEYVANKLRKVKLPKTRGNLQQLITTILWQAEYGMYDSAEAVKRVLNYNIEDKHDDTMVVIEQAPQSTDIGEEYTVTDTN; translated from the exons atgaaGAAACGTTCCTCAGTCGCCTGGCGATTCTTTGATCGCCTAGAAGAGAATAAAAGAGTTGTTGGAGTGCTGTGTAAATTATGTGATCAACAGTACAAGTATTTCGGAAACACTACCAATATGAGAACCCATTTGACTGGTAAACATCCTTTGCAATGGGAGCTCGTACAAAACGGGACGCTGGATGAATCTACACTGCGTTTCACAGAGGATACAGAAGACTCGACTATTTCCGTCCAACCTAGACGAAAGTACAAGGATAAAAAT GTAGATTCATTAGAAAATGAATCGGATATAGATCATCAAGAAGTCAACGAAGCTGGCATACACTTAGTGAGGCAAATGCGAGACAGCAGGGCCACCGATGAGGAGTGGCTCGAAGAGGAAACATACCAAACCGTTGAACCTACCATAAAACGCAAAAAGTTGCCTTTTAAACGGATCAAAAGAGAAATAGAGTCTCCACCTCCACGCTTGTCATATAAACCCAAACCGCAATTACAATATGAACCGGAGCAAATAGTTTACCAAGTACCTCGAAAGGATGAATATACTGTTTTTGGTGAATATGTTGCTAATAAATTAAGGAAAGTCAAATTACCGAAGACCAGAGGGAATTTGCAGCAGCTTATAACGACAATACTCTGGCAGGCTGAGTATGGGATGTACGACAGTGCGGAGGCTGTAAAACGAGTATTGAATTACAACATTGAGGATAAGCATGACGATACCATGGTTGTTATTGAACAAGCACCTCAAAGTACAGATATTGGGGAAGAATATACAGTGACAGACACCAATTGA
- the LOC134745436 gene encoding uncharacterized protein LOC134745436 isoform X1 codes for MKKRSSVAWRFFDRLEENKRVVGVLCKLCDQQYKYFGNTTNMRTHLTGKHPLQWELVQNGTLDESTLRFTEDTEDSTISVQPRRKYKDKNVRYSVSVNVKNDSNITGEDSMPHIEIQTVDSLENESDIDHQEVNEAGIHLVRQMRDSRATDEEWLEEETYQTVEPTIKRKKLPFKRIKREIESPPPRLSYKPKPQLQYEPEQIVYQVPRKDEYTVFGEYVANKLRKVKLPKTRGNLQQLITTILWQAEYGMYDSAEAVKRVLNYNIEDKHDDTMVVIEQAPQSTDIGEEYTVTDTN; via the exons atgaaGAAACGTTCCTCAGTCGCCTGGCGATTCTTTGATCGCCTAGAAGAGAATAAAAGAGTTGTTGGAGTGCTGTGTAAATTATGTGATCAACAGTACAAGTATTTCGGAAACACTACCAATATGAGAACCCATTTGACTGGTAAACATCCTTTGCAATGGGAGCTCGTACAAAACGGGACGCTGGATGAATCTACACTGCGTTTCACAGAGGATACAGAAGACTCGACTATTTCCGTCCAACCTAGACGAAAGTACAAGGATAAAAATGTACGTTATTCAGTGTCAGTTAACGTTAAAAACGATTCTAACATCACTGGAGAAGATTCAATGCCCCATATCGAAATACAAACG GTAGATTCATTAGAAAATGAATCGGATATAGATCATCAAGAAGTCAACGAAGCTGGCATACACTTAGTGAGGCAAATGCGAGACAGCAGGGCCACCGATGAGGAGTGGCTCGAAGAGGAAACATACCAAACCGTTGAACCTACCATAAAACGCAAAAAGTTGCCTTTTAAACGGATCAAAAGAGAAATAGAGTCTCCACCTCCACGCTTGTCATATAAACCCAAACCGCAATTACAATATGAACCGGAGCAAATAGTTTACCAAGTACCTCGAAAGGATGAATATACTGTTTTTGGTGAATATGTTGCTAATAAATTAAGGAAAGTCAAATTACCGAAGACCAGAGGGAATTTGCAGCAGCTTATAACGACAATACTCTGGCAGGCTGAGTATGGGATGTACGACAGTGCGGAGGCTGTAAAACGAGTATTGAATTACAACATTGAGGATAAGCATGACGATACCATGGTTGTTATTGAACAAGCACCTCAAAGTACAGATATTGGGGAAGAATATACAGTGACAGACACCAATTGA